A single region of the Blattabacterium sp. (Cryptocercus kyebangensis) genome encodes:
- a CDS encoding endonuclease III domain-containing protein translates to MLETKKKIKIIIDTLDFLYPNPISSLYHINEYTLLLAIMLTSRSKEKKVNELTKHFFKKIQNPQEILKISINDIKNSIKNIGLYNKKAINIYNISNILIDKYHGVIPKNFSELESLPGIGHKSASVFLFHRSKKPVFPVDTHIHRMMFRWKLSNGKNVEQTEKDAKRVFPKKKWKKLHLQIIFYGKNYSPSRRWNPKKDIIYQKLVNNHLL, encoded by the coding sequence GTGTTAGAAACGAAAAAAAAAATAAAAATTATCATAGATACCTTAGATTTTCTTTATCCTAATCCAATCAGTTCACTCTATCATATTAATGAATATACTTTACTTTTAGCTATAATGCTTACTTCCAGAAGTAAGGAAAAAAAAGTAAACGAATTGACAAAACATTTTTTTAAAAAAATTCAAAATCCTCAAGAAATTCTTAAAATTTCTATAAATGATATTAAAAATTCAATAAAAAATATAGGACTTTATAATAAAAAGGCTATAAATATTTACAATATATCGAATATTTTAATAGATAAATATCATGGAGTTATCCCAAAAAATTTTTCAGAATTAGAATCTTTACCTGGAATTGGTCATAAGAGCGCTTCTGTTTTTTTATTTCACAGATCGAAAAAACCTGTATTTCCTGTAGATACCCATATTCATAGAATGATGTTCCGATGGAAATTAAGCAACGGAAAAAATGTAGAACAAACGGAAAAAGATGCTAAACGTGTATTTCCAAAAAAAAAATGGAAAAAATTACATCTTCAAATAATTTTTTATGGAAAAAATTATTCTCCATCCAGGAGATGGAATCCTAAAAAAGATATTATTTATCAAAAATTAGTAAACAATCATCTTTTATAA
- a CDS encoding M16 family metallopeptidase, with product MFNSNHLKADNEATKIRFFEEKLINGLHVILHQDNTNPLVSVSVLYHVGTKNEFPGKSGFAHFFEHLMFEGSKNIKKGEFFKYIASNGGKNNAYTNHDETCYYELLPSDRLPLALWLESERMLHAKIDEESINIQREVVKEEKKMQIENQPYAKAISEVIPSLLFKKHPYKYPIIGFEKDLNTATEKDYKKFYETYYVPNNATLVVAGDFEMNEARNLVSRYFSSIPKGKIDFNMKKIEEDPISKEILSTYVDKNTKVPGVFLSYRFPKITDEDSYVLKIIDHVLSSGESSRIMKNVINKKQLASYAGSFLDSMEDYGIFIIYGLINPGITLDQLTKVIDEEIENLKEKGITQYELDKQKNFFEKKFLFDNYSMSGISANLAHYFLYYQNTDLINTDIEKYRKVSVEDIKIVANKYLNKNCRVRLYNVPIS from the coding sequence ATGTTCAATTCTAATCATTTGAAAGCAGATAACGAAGCTACGAAAATTAGATTTTTTGAAGAAAAACTGATAAATGGACTACATGTAATCTTACATCAAGATAATACAAATCCTTTGGTTTCTGTTTCTGTTTTATATCATGTAGGAACTAAAAATGAATTTCCTGGAAAATCGGGATTTGCTCATTTTTTTGAACATCTTATGTTTGAGGGATCTAAAAATATTAAAAAAGGAGAATTTTTTAAATATATAGCTTCTAATGGAGGGAAAAATAATGCTTATACCAATCATGATGAAACTTGTTACTACGAATTGCTTCCATCTGATCGTCTTCCTTTAGCTTTATGGTTGGAATCTGAAAGGATGCTTCATGCAAAAATAGATGAGGAAAGTATTAATATTCAGAGAGAAGTAGTAAAAGAAGAAAAGAAGATGCAAATTGAAAATCAACCATATGCTAAAGCTATTTCCGAAGTTATCCCTTCTTTATTATTCAAAAAACATCCTTATAAATATCCTATTATTGGTTTTGAAAAAGATTTGAACACAGCAACAGAAAAAGATTACAAAAAATTTTATGAAACTTATTATGTCCCAAATAATGCAACGTTGGTAGTGGCTGGTGATTTTGAGATGAATGAGGCTAGGAATCTTGTTTCTAGATATTTTTCTTCTATCCCTAAAGGGAAAATAGATTTTAACATGAAAAAAATAGAAGAAGATCCCATAAGTAAGGAGATTTTATCTACATATGTAGATAAAAATACTAAAGTTCCCGGAGTTTTTTTATCATATAGATTTCCAAAAATAACTGATGAAGATTCTTACGTATTAAAAATTATAGATCATGTCCTTTCTTCTGGAGAAAGTTCACGTATAATGAAAAATGTAATAAATAAAAAACAATTAGCTTCTTATGCTGGATCTTTTTTAGATTCTATGGAAGATTATGGTATTTTTATTATATACGGATTAATCAATCCAGGAATAACTTTAGATCAATTAACTAAAGTTATAGATGAGGAAATAGAAAATTTGAAAGAAAAAGGGATTACACAATATGAATTAGATAAACAAAAAAACTTTTTTGAAAAGAAATTTCTTTTCGATAATTATTCTATGAGTGGAATATCCGCAAATTTAGCCCATTATTTTCTATACTATCAAAACACCGATTTAATTAATACGGATATAGAAAAATATCGTAAAGTATCTGTAGAAGATATTAAGATTGTTGCTAATAAATATTTAAATAAAAATTGTAGAGTACGTTTGTATAATGTCCCAATTAGTTAA
- a CDS encoding iron-sulfur cluster assembly protein, whose product MNEDSFLEDRIISLLKKIYDPEIPVDIYELGLIYDIQISRKKDVKIVMTLTTLNCPVADILPVEVKEKIKSIEEIKNVDVILTFDPPWDRGFMSEEARLELGML is encoded by the coding sequence ATGAATGAAGATTCATTTTTAGAAGATCGTATTATTTCTTTATTAAAAAAGATATATGATCCAGAAATACCAGTAGATATTTATGAGCTTGGTCTCATTTATGATATTCAAATTTCTCGAAAAAAAGATGTTAAAATTGTAATGACTCTTACAACATTAAATTGTCCAGTTGCCGATATTTTACCTGTAGAAGTAAAAGAAAAAATTAAATCTATTGAAGAAATTAAAAATGTAGATGTTATTTTAACGTTTGATCCTCCTTGGGATAGAGGATTTATGAGTGAAGAAGCTCGTTTAGAGCTTGGAATGTTATAA
- a CDS encoding M16 family metallopeptidase — MSQLVNFLKKIIFIIIINLFFQTNMFSQIFDRNLPPKSLKKKIFINIEKPVFFQMKNGLKVLVVENHKLPLVRIGLELDYKPFLEKDKAGIKKIFGQMLRSGTKNYSKEELDETIDYIGTTLYTSFSGISISTLKKNLEKSISIMSDILLNSKFDNSKELEKIVKQKIIDINLSEKDPNAILQRVRNVLYFGKNHPYGEYETYDTIKNITLNDLKKLYHKYYIPNISYLSFIGDISSKEAKKLCERYLHKWEKRFFFHEKKNINGLIKSPKIEIDLVDIPSLTQSTICFGGPVFFKKNDSTYFSSILANGILGGGAQSRLFLNLREKKAYTYGAYSILKSDRNIGYFSIYTQVRNGVTDKAIEDILKEIIEITKNKVSLEELKIKKEEICGQFIMDLEDPNRISDLFISELKNNLPSNFYKNYLKNIQSVTIYNIHSSCKKFFSVKNGRILIIGKVNDILPNLKKFGYPIRFFDKFGKILK; from the coding sequence ATGTCCCAATTAGTTAATTTTTTAAAAAAAATTATTTTTATCATAATAATTAACCTTTTTTTTCAAACCAATATGTTTTCTCAAATATTCGATCGAAATTTACCACCTAAATCTTTAAAAAAAAAGATTTTCATTAATATTGAAAAACCAGTTTTTTTTCAAATGAAAAATGGATTAAAAGTTTTAGTTGTGGAAAATCATAAACTGCCTTTAGTTAGAATAGGTTTAGAATTGGATTATAAACCATTTTTAGAAAAAGATAAAGCTGGAATCAAAAAAATTTTTGGGCAAATGCTTCGTTCTGGAACAAAAAATTATTCTAAAGAAGAATTAGATGAAACTATTGATTATATTGGAACAACTTTATATACTTCGTTCTCAGGAATTTCTATTTCTACTTTAAAAAAAAATTTGGAAAAATCGATTTCTATTATGAGTGATATTTTGTTGAATAGCAAGTTTGATAATTCTAAAGAATTAGAGAAAATAGTTAAACAAAAAATTATAGATATCAATCTATCCGAAAAAGATCCAAATGCTATTTTACAACGTGTACGAAATGTTTTATATTTTGGAAAAAATCATCCTTATGGAGAATATGAAACTTACGATACTATAAAAAATATCACTCTTAATGATTTAAAAAAATTGTATCATAAATATTACATTCCGAATATTTCCTATCTTTCTTTTATAGGAGATATTTCTTCAAAAGAAGCAAAAAAATTATGTGAACGTTATTTACATAAATGGGAAAAAAGATTTTTTTTTCATGAAAAAAAAAATATAAATGGATTGATAAAATCTCCGAAAATAGAAATAGATTTAGTCGATATTCCTTCTCTTACACAATCTACAATTTGTTTTGGAGGACCGGTTTTTTTTAAAAAAAATGATTCTACTTATTTTTCTTCCATTTTAGCAAATGGGATTCTAGGAGGAGGAGCTCAAAGTCGTTTATTTTTAAATCTTAGAGAAAAAAAAGCTTATACATATGGAGCTTATTCAATTTTAAAATCGGATAGAAATATAGGTTATTTTTCCATTTATACTCAGGTAAGAAATGGAGTTACTGATAAGGCAATCGAAGATATTTTAAAAGAAATTATAGAAATAACAAAAAATAAAGTTTCCTTAGAAGAATTAAAAATTAAGAAAGAAGAAATATGCGGTCAGTTTATCATGGATTTAGAAGATCCTAACAGAATTAGTGATCTTTTTATTAGTGAATTAAAAAATAATCTTCCAAGTAATTTTTACAAAAATTATTTGAAAAATATTCAGTCTGTGACTATCTATAATATACATTCCTCATGTAAAAAATTTTTTTCTGTAAAAAATGGAAGAATTTTAATTATTGGAAAAGTTAATGATATTTTACCTAATCTTAAAAAATTTGGTTATCCTATTCGTTTTTTTGATAAATTTGGGAAAATATTAAAATGA
- a CDS encoding c-type cytochrome produces MKNFLFSVFFSFSTFIFLIEAKNIEGNFKKGKELFKQNCTSCHSLDLEKKMIGPALYGVTEKRNREWLHKWIIDNKSLRNSGDKEAISIYKEYGNVEMNSFPKLSEQQIDDILSFIKKPKQDNKQEQENKQEFHNNLELEKNKFLIKIIFFGLFIISTILFWILYKVYILTHLLSNDFIFTEKKKKNFWILSYLFLYKFLGYKKKNWYFLSSFIGFFFILGIYGIWIFLMEIDVNKGYKPEQPIYFSHKIHSGINGIDCQYCHSSAKYSKVSGIPSANICMNCHITINEYKGNYIEKGKSRDEYNKEIQKIYDSVGWNPELREFSKKTHPIQWIRIHNMPDFVYFDHSQHIITGEKMIKKSKKVDLSCNACHGKVQDMDQVEMANSFTMEWCISCHKNTEIDTENQYYKEYFPNFIKKRKERKITVDMIGGLECAKCHY; encoded by the coding sequence ATGAAAAATTTTTTATTTTCTGTTTTTTTTTCATTTTCTACTTTTATATTTCTAATTGAAGCAAAAAATATAGAAGGAAATTTCAAAAAAGGAAAAGAACTTTTTAAACAAAATTGCACATCCTGTCATTCTCTAGATTTAGAAAAAAAGATGATAGGACCAGCTTTATATGGTGTAACCGAAAAAAGGAATAGAGAATGGCTACATAAATGGATAATTGATAATAAATCACTGAGAAATAGTGGAGATAAAGAGGCCATTTCTATTTATAAAGAATATGGAAACGTAGAAATGAACTCATTTCCTAAATTATCCGAACAACAAATAGACGATATATTATCCTTTATTAAAAAACCAAAACAAGATAATAAACAAGAACAAGAAAATAAACAAGAATTTCATAATAATCTAGAACTAGAAAAAAATAAATTTCTAATAAAAATAATTTTTTTTGGCCTTTTTATTATCTCTACAATTTTATTTTGGATTCTATATAAAGTTTATATTTTAACTCATTTACTAAGTAATGATTTTATTTTTACAGAAAAAAAGAAAAAAAATTTTTGGATATTATCCTATTTATTTTTATATAAATTTTTAGGATATAAAAAGAAAAATTGGTATTTCCTTTCTTCTTTTATAGGATTTTTTTTCATATTAGGAATATATGGAATATGGATTTTTTTAATGGAAATAGATGTGAATAAAGGATATAAACCAGAACAACCTATTTACTTTTCTCATAAAATTCATTCTGGAATAAATGGAATTGATTGTCAATATTGTCATTCTTCCGCAAAATATAGCAAAGTATCTGGAATTCCTTCGGCTAATATTTGTATGAATTGTCATATTACTATCAACGAATATAAAGGAAATTATATAGAAAAAGGAAAAAGTAGAGATGAATACAATAAAGAAATACAAAAAATATATGATTCAGTAGGTTGGAATCCAGAATTAAGAGAATTTTCTAAAAAAACTCATCCAATTCAGTGGATACGTATACACAATATGCCTGATTTTGTATATTTCGATCATTCTCAACATATAATAACCGGAGAAAAGATGATCAAAAAATCCAAAAAAGTAGATTTATCATGTAATGCCTGTCATGGAAAAGTCCAAGATATGGATCAAGTAGAAATGGCCAATAGTTTTACGATGGAATGGTGTATATCTTGTCATAAGAATACAGAAATAGATACTGAAAATCAATATTATAAAGAATATTTTCCAAATTTTATAAAAAAAAGAAAAGAAAGAAAAATAACAGTAGATATGATTGGTGGTCTGGAATGTGCTAAATGTCATTATTGA
- a CDS encoding SPFH domain-containing protein, with amino-acid sequence MSIFSLLFYGLLILLILSLFSSFIFIVHQETASVIERLGKFHNIRQAGLHFKIPIIDNVVGKLTLKIQQLDILVDTKTKDNVFVKVKISVQFKVIQNKVYEAFYKLDNSNTQITSYIFDVVRAEVPKMRLDDVFERKDYIAIAVKRELEESMLDYGYSIIKALVTDLDPDDQVKQAMNRINTAEREKVAAEYKAESERIQIVAKAKAEAESKKLQGKGTADQRREIARGILESVEVLNNVGINSQEASALIVVTQHYDTLQSMGESSNTNLILLPNSPGAANDMLNNMITSFNISNQIGESLKKKNESKDSKKNK; translated from the coding sequence ATGAGCATTTTTAGTTTACTATTCTATGGATTATTAATTCTTTTGATCTTATCTCTTTTTTCTAGTTTTATTTTCATAGTTCATCAGGAAACAGCATCTGTTATTGAAAGACTTGGAAAATTTCATAATATTCGTCAGGCTGGACTACATTTTAAAATTCCTATCATAGATAATGTAGTTGGAAAACTTACGTTAAAAATTCAACAATTAGATATTTTGGTAGATACAAAAACTAAAGATAATGTTTTTGTGAAAGTAAAAATTTCTGTACAATTTAAAGTCATCCAAAATAAGGTATATGAAGCTTTTTATAAATTGGATAATTCTAATACACAAATTACATCCTATATATTTGATGTAGTAAGAGCAGAGGTTCCAAAAATGCGTTTGGATGATGTTTTTGAACGAAAAGATTATATTGCTATTGCTGTAAAAAGAGAACTAGAAGAATCTATGTTAGATTATGGATATTCCATTATTAAAGCATTAGTTACAGATTTAGATCCTGATGATCAGGTAAAACAAGCAATGAATCGTATTAATACTGCTGAGAGAGAAAAAGTAGCTGCAGAATATAAAGCAGAATCAGAAAGAATACAAATTGTAGCTAAAGCTAAAGCGGAAGCTGAAAGTAAAAAATTACAGGGAAAAGGAACAGCGGATCAACGTAGAGAAATAGCCAGAGGTATTTTAGAATCTGTAGAAGTGTTAAATAATGTTGGAATCAATTCTCAAGAAGCGTCTGCATTAATTGTAGTAACGCAACATTATGATACTCTTCAATCTATGGGAGAAAGTTCAAATACTAATTTAATTTTATTACCTAATTCTCCGGGAGCAGCTAATGATATGTTGAATAATATGATAACTTCATTCAATATATCTAATCAAATTGGAGAATCTCTAAAAAAGAAAAATGAAAGTAAAGATAGTAAAAAAAATAAATGA
- a CDS encoding DUF3127 domain-containing protein — protein MEIIGIVKKLFDTQKFDSGFRKREMVITTEEPYPQNILIEFIQDKVDLLESIRPKDKIKIFINLRGREWTNPEGIIKYFNSIQGWKIEEIQHSLGSSKKTSTISPSLSSDDFDDLPF, from the coding sequence ATGGAAATAATAGGAATAGTAAAAAAATTGTTTGATACTCAAAAATTTGATAGTGGATTTCGAAAAAGGGAGATGGTTATTACGACAGAAGAGCCATATCCTCAAAATATATTGATAGAATTTATTCAAGATAAAGTAGATTTATTGGAATCTATAAGACCAAAAGATAAAATAAAAATTTTTATTAATCTTCGGGGAAGAGAATGGACTAATCCAGAAGGAATTATAAAATATTTTAATTCTATACAAGGATGGAAAATTGAGGAAATACAACATTCTTTAGGATCTTCAAAAAAAACCTCGACTATATCTCCATCTTTATCTTCCGATGATTTTGATGATTTACCTTTTTAA